The following coding sequences lie in one Arachis ipaensis cultivar K30076 chromosome B03, Araip1.1, whole genome shotgun sequence genomic window:
- the LOC107629588 gene encoding L-ascorbate oxidase homolog produces MIRGEPLSLSSLLSFCSILLLLLNSIINVAGEDPYRFFDWTITYGDIYPLGVKQKGILINGQFPGPEIYSVTNDNLIINVHNNLPEPFLLTWSGVQERRNSYQDGVYGTTCPIPPGKNYTYTLQVKDQIGSFFYFPSLAFHKAAGGFGSLKILSRPLIPVPFPPPADDFSLLIGDWYLIDNNRLKAVLDYGHKLPFPHAVLINGRPIGATFTVEQGKTYRLRISNVGLQNTLNFRIEGHSMKLVEVEGTHTLQSTYSSIDVHVGQSYSVLVTADQAAKDYYIAVSTRFTSKVLTATAALHYSNSNQPLSGPLPPAPTQLDWSIQQARSIRTNLTASGPRPNPQGSYHYGLINISRTIILESSAAQVNGKQRYAVNSVSFVPGDTPLKLADYFNIGGVFQVGSIPDTPSHKPMYLATSVMAADFRAFVEIIFQNHENIVQSWHIDGYSFWVVGMDSGIWTPDSRKEYNLADAVSRCTTQVYPRSWTAIYMALDNVGMWNIRSEFWARQYLGQQFYMRVYSPVESPRDEYPLPKNALLCGRAVGRT; encoded by the exons ATGATCAGGGGTGAACCATTATCACTCTCTTCCCTTCTCAGCTTTTGTTCAATATTGTTGTTGCTATTGAACAGCATTATTAACGTTGCTGGGGAAGACCCTTATAGGTTCTTTGATTGGACCATTACCTATGGTGACATTTATCCCCTTGGAGTTAAACAAAAG GGCATTTTGATCAATGGACAATTTCCAGGGCCTGAAATCTACTCGGTTACCAATGACAATTTGATCATCAATGTTCACAACAACTTGCCGGAGCCGTTTCTTCTAACATG gagtGGTGTTCAAGAAAGGAGAAATTCTTACCAAGACGGAGTATATGGAACAACATGCCCAATTCCACCGGGGAAAAATTACACATACACCCTTCAAGTGAAAGACCAAATTGGAAGCTTCTTCTATTTCCCATCACTTGCTTTCCACAAAGCTGCTGGTGGCTTTGGGTCCCTCAAGATCCTCAGCAGGCCTTTGATTCCTGTCCCATTCCCTCCCCCTGCTGATGATTTCTCTCTTCTCATTGGAGATTGGTACCTCATTGACAACAAT AGGCTCAAGGCTGTTCTTGATTATGGACACAAACTTCCATTCCCTCATGCTGTTTTAATCAATGGCCGTCCAATTGGAGCAACTTTCACCGTTGAACAAG GAAAAACATATAGGCTTAGGATATCAAATGTTGGACTCCAGAACACACTGAACTTTAGGATTGAAGGACACAGCATGAAACTGGTGGAAGTTGAGGGAACTCACACATTGCAGAGCACATATAGCTCAATAGATGTCCACGTGGGACAATCTTATTCGGTGCTGGTGACAGCAGATCAAGCAGCAAAGGACTACTACATTGCTGTCTCAACTCGTTTCACTTCTAAGGTCCTCACAGCAACCGCCGCCCTTCACTATTCTAACTCCAACCAACCTCTTTCTGGTCCTCTTCCTCCTGCACCTACTCAACTTGATTGGTCTATTCAACAAGCTCGTTCAATTAG GACAAACTTGACAGCAAGTGGACCAAGGCCAAATCCACAAGGATCATATCATTATGGTTTGATAAACATTAGCAGGACAATAATTTTGGAGAGCTCAGCAGCACAAGTTAATGGCAAGCAGAGATATGCAGTGAACAGTGTGTCTTTTGTTCCAGGCGATACTCCATTGAAGCTAGCAGATTACTTCAACATTGGTGGTGTCTTCCAAGTTGGAAGCATCCCAGATACTCCCTCACATAAGCCAATGTATCTCGCCACCTCCGTCATGGCCGCCGATTTTCGAGCATTCGTTGAGATCATCTTTCAAAACCACGAAAATATTGTCCAAAGTTGGCACATTGATGGATACTCATTTTGGGTTGTAGG AATGGATAGTGGTATCTGGACGCCTGATAGTCGTAAGGAGTACAACCTCGCCGATGCTGTTTCGAGGTGCACAACACAG GTATACCCTAGATCATGGACTGCGATTTACATGGCACTAGACAACGTTGGTATGTGGAACATAAGAAGTGAATTTTGGGCACGACAATACCTTGGACAACAATTCTATATGAGAGTATATTCACCGGTGGAATCTCCAAGAGATGAATATCCACTTCCAAAGAATGCTCTTCTTTGTGGCAGAGCTGTAGGCAGAACATAA
- the LOC107634174 gene encoding uncharacterized protein LOC107634174 isoform X1 produces MAMELIGVIALKSKHYVNFKKSIIKHLPKSPRYFINRLIPSSKFMKIVSCLFLMIFAFATLNSIMRSSSFEFEKISYKETQQKDLLTESIDKQQVSYDSVNIEQLLGVLFHDLTNEGLKKPTQSNAIFLTNDNNADPGIGPSIVSEYNMELVLLSDLEKQKNVIDNSVDFVFTTDFPAASKFIDRTLKVDGVVAFITGENPSAKHYKPSNYKTVYVRRLDLIAVAMIKKEEFVRHDQPPPVVAAPRKLLGYSSDAKKAALQNLEDVLLEPPRASSRISRKYLKRTKYLPNLMGDSLESYPRRVFIDVGLAEKEGERKNDWFHKNYPTRNKNFEMYNINIEIITAEEASAKEMPQIGMSDWMRTNIKDEEFVVMKAEAEVVEEMIKRDTIGLVDELFLECKPHKKRENNRSRRAYWECLALYGNLRDKGVAVHQWWG; encoded by the exons ATGGCGATGGAACTCATCGGTGTCATTGCATTGAAATCAAAACACTATGTCAACTTCAAGAAAAGCATTATTAAGCACCTGCCTAAAAGCCCACGTTACTTTATCAATAGGCTCATCCCAAGTTCCAAGTTCATGAAGATTGTTTCTTGTTTGTTCCTCATGATATTCGCATTTGCCACCTTGAATAGCATCATGAGATCGTCTTCCTTCGAATTCGAGAAAATCTCTTATAAAGAAACCCAACAGAAGGATCTGCTTACCGAATCTATTGATAAACAGCAAGTTAGCTACGATTCGGTCAACATAGAGCAGCTATTGGGTGTTCTTTTCCATGACCTTACAAACGAAGGGCTCAAGAAACCTACTCAGAGCAATGCAATTTTCCTGACCAATGATAACAATGCGGATCCAGGAATAGGGCCTAGCATTGTTTCTGAGTACAACATGGAACTTGTTTTGTTGAGTGATTTGGAGAAGCAGAAGAACGTAATCGACAACAGTGTGGACTTTGTTTTCACCACAGATTTCCCGGCGGCTTCAAAGTTCATCGACAGGACACTGAAAGTTGATGGGGTTGTCGCCTTTATCACCGGCGAAAACCCCTCGGCGAAACATTACAAGCCTTCCAACTACAAGACGGTTTATGTGAGGCGCTTGGATCTCATTGCTGTGGCCATGATAAAGAAGGAAGAATTTGTTCGTCATGATCAGCCACCGCCAGTGGTGGCTGCGCCTAGAAAGCTTCTTGGCTACTCCTCCGACGCAAAGAAAGCTGCACTGCAAAACCTTGAAGATGTCTTGTTAGAGCCTCCAAGAGCCTCATCGAGAATATCAAGAAAATACTTGAAGCGCACTAA ATACCTTCCGAATTTGATGGGCGATTCCTTGGAAAGTTATCCTCGTAGAGTTTTCATTGATGTTGGATTGGCGGAGaaagaaggagagagaaaaaatgaTTGGTTCCACAAGAATTATCCAACAAGAAACAAGAACTTCGAAATGTACAACATAAATATCGAGATAATTACGGCAGAAGAGGCGTCGGCGAAAGAAATGCCTCAAATAGGAATGTCAGATTGGATGCGGACAAATATAAAGGATGAAGAATTCGTGGTGATGAAAGCAGAGGCAGAGGTGGTGGAAGAAATGATAAAAAGAGACACCATTGGACTAGTAGATGAGCTTTTCTTGGAGTGTAAGCCACATAAAAAACGAGAGAATAATAGAAGTCGTAGGGCTTATTGGGAGTGTCTGGCACTCTATGGAAACTTGAGGGATAAAGGTGTAGCTGTACATCAATGGTGGGGTTAG